The proteins below are encoded in one region of Silene latifolia isolate original U9 population chromosome 2, ASM4854445v1, whole genome shotgun sequence:
- the LOC141643135 gene encoding protein trichome birefringence-like 19, with the protein MEQQHSNKTQQKSRINTKIALQITLPLILFATISIQLSKNLCFKKAPTPTMNLYLEQQVKTINPRAIIKRCDLFSGQWIPNPDAPYYTNNSCGVIQEHQNCMKFERPDIGFMKWRWKPNDCDLPIFNANLFLEIVRNKSLAFLGDSVARNHMQSLICLLSQVESPTDVSNSKDDNFKRWHFETYNFTLAILWSPYLVKAQDNDPNGKTGKSFYGLYLDEPDEVWKAQIDEFNYIIISAGHWFFRPIIYYENRHFMGCRYCEIDNLTEYSLTFGYRNAFRTAFRAILEKESFKGTVYMRTFAPAHFEGGDWEHGGDCTRKRPYNTTEVTLEGENLDLYKTQMEEFKEAQKLGAKRGLRFRLLDMTQLMLMRPDGHPSKYGRPAKYNDIWPSDCVHWCLPGPIDSWNDFLLEMIKTEGFDTEIPSLGK; encoded by the exons ATGGAGCAACAACATTCaaacaaaactcaacaaaaatcAAGAATCAACACAAAAATTGCACTACAAATAACACTTCCATTAATACTATTTGCTACAATATCCATACAACTCTCCAAGAATCTATGCTTCAAAAAAGCACCAACTCCTACTATGAATTTATACCTTGAACAACAAGTAAAGACTATAAACCCGAGAGCGATAATCAAAAGATGTGATCTTTTTTCGGGTCAATGGATCCCGAATCCGGATGCTCCGTATTATACAAATAATAGTTGTGGAGTTATCCAAGAACATCAAAATTGTATGAAATTTGAGAGGCCTGATATTGGGTTTATGAAGTGGAGATGGAAGCCTAATGATTGTGATTTGCCCATTTTTAATGCTAATCTTTTTTTGGAGATTGTTAGGAATAAATCTTTGGCTTTTCTTGGTGATTCTGTGGCTAGAAATCATATGCAATCCTTAATTTGCCTTTTGTCCCAG GTGGAGAGCCCAACAGATGTATCAAACTCAAAAGATGATAATTTCAAACGATGGCACTTTGAGACCTACAATTTTACTCTCGCTATTCTATGGAGTCCGTATCTGGTAAAAGCACAAGACAATGATCCAAATGGTAAAACAGGGAAGAGCTTTTACGGGCTCTATCTAGACGAGCCTGATGAGGTCTGGAAAGCCCAAATTGACGAGTTCAACTACATCATCATATCCGCTGGCCATTGGTTTTTCCGGCCCATTATATACTACGAGAATCGACATTTCATGGGGTGTCGATATTGTGAAATCGATAATCTTACTGAATACTCCCTCACGTTTGGGTATCGAAACGCGTTTCGGACTGCTTTTCGGGCCATTTTGGAGAAGGAGAGTTTCAAGGGGACGGTTTATATGAGGACATTTGCTCCCGCCCATTTTGAAGGAGGGGATTGGGAGCATGGTGGAGATTGCACAAGGAAAAGGCCTTATAATACTACTGAAGTAACTTTGGAAGGGGAAAACTTGGACTTGTATAAGACCCAAATGGAAGAGTTCAAAGAGGCTCAAAAGTTAGGCGCCAAACGTGGTTTAAGATTCCGACTCTTGGATATGACCCAACTCATGTTGATGAGGCCAGACGGGCACCCGAGCAAATATGGGCGACCGGCCAAATACAATGATATATGGCCTAGTGATTGTGTGCATTGGTGTTTACCTGGGCCTATTGATAGTTGGAATGATTTCTTGCTCGAGATGATAAAAACGGAAGGGTTCGATACTGAAATCCCGTCATTAGGGAAGTGA
- the LOC141643131 gene encoding uncharacterized protein LOC141643131, whose amino-acid sequence MAGLLAWAADVVGHEEEERSDGEDSIPLILTPDQQQYLTQLNLKAASLTRSIQDLRLRIPPSDISLRLPHLHAHSLSSNAALALQLNSHSDTRQQAQNREAKLLEENSALENEVSNCHTKIQEKLEEIEELRKKLEEMDLIEESLKAELQNMHKASSIRQSDESSAESDQKMENEDKGDTSNSALMEKLENKKKELQMTEDRIQTLEKKWAELQEKALKSPSPAQREKALDKQLHSLIQQLAAKQAQAEALVNEIHLKEKELERLNGMWRRVENGNREANAARNRFARGGSSSAYDFDDTDLYGHNKLPYHTGGRAEQRQRLRLIRSSFVLYIFLLHVIVFIKISFF is encoded by the exons ATGGCGGGATTACTAGCATGGGCAGCAGACGTAGTAGGtcatgaagaagaagaaagatcAGACGGTGAAGATTCAATACCACTCATACTAACACCTGATCAACAACAATATCTAACACAACTCAATCTCAAAGCAGCTTCTCTCACCCGTTCCATTCAAGATTTACGGTTAAGAATACCTCCATCTGATATCTCTCTTCGTCTTCCTCATCTTCACGCTCATTCCCTTTCTTCCAATGCTGCCCTTGCTCTTCAGCTTAATTCCCATTCTGACACTCGTCAACAG GCACAAAACAGGGAAGCAAAACTGCTAGAAGAAAATTCTGCTTTGGAAAATGAAGTATCAAACTGCCACACGAAGATTCAAGAGAAGTTGGAGGAGATTGAAGAATTGCGAAAGAAGTTGGAG GAAATGGATTTAATCGAGGAGAGTTTGAAAGCTGAGCTGCAAAATATGCATAAGGCTTCAAGTATTCGCCAATCTGATGAATCTTCAGCtgagtccgaccaaaaaatgGAAAATGAAGATAAAGGAGACACTTCAAATTCTGCTTTGATGGAAAAGCTGGAAAACAAGAAGAAAGAATTG CAAATGACTGAGGATAGGATCCAGACATTGGAGAAGAAATGGGCTGAACTTCAAGAGAAAGCACTGAAGTCACCATCTCCAG CTCAGAGAGAAAAGGCATTGGATAAGCAGCTTCATAGCTTAATACAGCAACTAGCAGCAAAACAG GCTCAAGCAGAAGCCCTTGTGAATGAAATACATCTAAAGGAGAAGGAACTTGAAAGATTGAACGGAATGTGGAGGAGGGTCGAGAATGGCAACAGAGAAGCCAATGCCGCTAGGAACCGTTTTGCAAGAGGTGGCTCAAGTAGTGCTTACGACTTTGATGACACTGACTTATATGGTCATAACAAACTCCCATATCACACTGGCGGTCGAGCTGAACAACGACAAAGGCTCAGGCTCATAAGGTCATCTTTTGTGCTTTATATATTTTTATTGCATGTTATAGTTTTTATCAAGATCTCTTTCTTTTGA
- the LOC141641457 gene encoding uncharacterized protein LOC141641457: MTKGDKSTGDGATSGKSTLHPVFSVTNILNKVRMLDEVKVNYSAWVKLFTLHAKGYKVLHHIDGTKPPAAQDPDYGQWSEIDAHVLQWIYGSISDDLLLRILETDSTAHEAWLRLKNHFHNNKGYRAAALEHEFTHASLEKSSSLDDYCQRLKDIATQLNDVGGKVDDQRLVLQLVRGLPGEYDTVGAYINQTLPTFDTARSMLQLEEQRKSARSDSAPTALAAPAAQVEPSEPASSSRGGNNWNNKQRNSKQKGGRNGGWRNSGDKGNGNSGGGKSGYTQQPSPTTVTVPVWPGASWPAPWGLPPCPYPTQQGWVSPWQPQPSRQPNQAPPRFPATPAYGQAFFAAPAAPPSYEPSTLGQAFQTMSLYPPDAANWFMDTGASSHLTSEQGTLNPPFNLSRIRSIYVGNGKSIPVHESGHATLTLPHRTLSLKNVLYTPNIIKNLISVRQFTKDNNVTVEFDPHGFSVKDIRTGTTIMRSNSTGTLYPVSATSNKEPPITVLAESALDLWHPRLGHPGFNIIDFLRTKNFI, translated from the coding sequence ATGACGAAAGGCGACAAATCAACCGGTGATGGAGCCACCTCTGGCAAGTCCACACTCCACCCGGTGTTCTCTGTTACGAATATTCTCAACAAAGTTCGCATGCTCGACGAAGTAAAGGTGAATTACTCCGCGTGGGTGAAACTTTTCACCCTCCATGCCAAGGGTTACAAGGTTTTGCATCACATCGATGGCACAAAACCTCCGGCCGCGCAAGACCCCGATTATGGTCAATGGAGCGAGATCGATGCTCATGTTCTTCAGTGGATCTACGGGTCCATCTCTGACGATCTCCTCCTCCGCATCCTTGAGACAGATTCCACGGCCCACGAGGCGTGGTTACGACTCAAAAATCATTTCCATAATAATAAGGGATATCGCGCCGCCGCCCTCGAACATGAATTCACCCATGCTTCTCTCGAAAAATCCTCGTCCCTTGATGACTACTGTCAGCGTCTCAAGGATATTGCCACACAACTCAACGACGTGGGTGGTAAGGTTGATGATCAACGCCTAGTCCTTCAACTTGTACGAGGGTTACCAGGGGAGTATGATACAGTTGGCGCGTATATCAATCAAACGCTTCCAACATTCGACACAGCCCGCAGCATGCTCCAATTGGAAGAACAGAGGAAGTCGGCTCGCTCTGATTCTGCTCCCACTGCACTCGCAGCACCTGCCGCACAAGTGGAACCATCGGAACCTGCCTCGTCTTCTCGTGGTGGTAACAATTGGAACAACAAGCAGCGAAATTCCAAGCAGAAAGGCGGTCGCAACGGCGGTTGGCGAAATTCAGGCGACAAAGGGAATGGAAATTCAGGGGGTGGTAAGTCCGGCTATACCCAACAACCGTCCCCGACCACTGTCACTGTTCCCGTGTGGCCAGGTGCTTCGTGGCCTGCTCCTTGGGGTCTCCCTCCTTGTCCCTACCCAACTCAGCAAGGGTGGGTCTCCCCGTGGCAGCCGCAACCATCACGCCAACCCAACCAGGCCCCACCTCGTTTTCCTGCTACCCCTGCCTACGGGCAGGCCTTCTTTGCTGCTCCTGCTGCCCCGCCATCGTATGAACCGTCGACCCTTGGTCAAGCCTTTCAGACGATGTCTCTTTATCCACCTGATGCTGCAAATTGGTTTATGGACACAGGCGCCTCGTCTCATTTGACATCCGAGCAAGGTACACTTAATCCTCCTTTCAATTTGAGTCGTATTCGGTCTATTTATGTTGGTAACGGTAAATCCATACCCGTTCACGAGTCCGGTCACGCCACCCTTACCCTTCCTCACCGTACCCTTTCCCTCAAAAATGTCCTTTACACCCCGAATATAATTAAAAATCTCATATCCGTGCGCCAATTTACCAAGGATAATAATGTAACTGTTGAATTTGACCCGCAtggtttttctgtgaaggatATTCGGACTGGGACAACGATAATGAGGAGCAATAGTACCGGTACTCTCTACCCTGTGTCAGCTACGTCAAATAAAGAGCCGCCCATCACTGTTCTAGCCGAGTCAGCCCTGGACCTATGGCACCCTCGCCTAGGCCATCCAGGATTTAATATTATTGATTTTCTTCGTACTaagaattttatttaa